The stretch of DNA TCAAGGATCCGCTTCTTCTCGCGGCATTTGTCTCTGAAAAGGGAAGGATTCTGCCCCGCCGAATGACGGGAAATTGCTCCCTTCATCAGCGGGCGGTCTCTCGCGCGGTGAAACGAGCACGGTACCTCGCTCTCTTAAGTTTCACGGAGGGCTTTCACGCCGGCAGCAGCGAAGGG from Bdellovibrionota bacterium encodes:
- the rpsR gene encoding 30S ribosomal protein S18; the encoded protein is MFRERKESSSHYGDMGDGKDFGGRGGGKSFGRRKGCRFCNDAEIKLDFKDPLLLAAFVSEKGRILPRRMTGNCSLHQRAVSRAVKRARYLALLSFTEGFHAGSSEGATP